The following DNA comes from Mucisphaera calidilacus.
CCGGATCGCATCATCAAGATCGCCCTGTGTCCACGATCGCTTGGGTGGGTCAGCCTTGCCCCCTGGTTTGGGCAGTTGCTTGGCTGGCTCGACGTGCGACATCGAGTCCAGCTGGCGATGTCGGCGCTCCAGGTGACCGACCGTGAACTGGAACTCAGTAACCGCCTCCCATAACGCGTAGTCATCCGCCACGCTCTTGCCGTTCTGCGATTCCACTGCATGCAGCATCGCTTCGCGCAGCGCCTGATATTCACGGTCAATGCGTCGTGCGAGCGATTCATGGCCGTTGACGATCAGGTTGACCGAGAACTCACTGTATCGCTGACGTACCTGGAGCCATTGCTCGGATCGAGCGAGGTCAACCGCCTGACCCGCAGCATGGGCGTCGAGCACCGATTGCACCATGTCCGCCAGGTCAGGCATCGAAGAAGCCCTCCCAGACGTCCGCAGGCAATTCAGAATCCAGGTCTTCGGCCACCCCCGATGCGCGACCAGCTGCGTCAATCATCGCATCCCGTGCATCACGGCAGCCCGGATCGTCGGCGGGATAGACGCCTCTACAGGCCTCCTCAAAACACCAAACCGCCTGTCGAAAGGCACCCATCGCTTCATCGAGCTGGGCGGCAGCATCATCTTGGCCCCTCAACTCCAGCCAGATGATGATCCCCTTCGCCTCATCGCGCAGTCGGTCGGCCCACATCCGGTGCTCGACTGTGTCCCGCCAGAGATCTTCTCCGCGTGCTGAGGCACACCACGCGTTGATGTTCTCCATCAACACCAGTAGAGGCCATTGCGAAATATCGGGGGTTTCAGGCGAGTCTGGCATCGATGTTCAGCCCTCCCGCCACTCGGCCAAGATGTCGTTGACCTCGTCGATGTCAAATGCTTCGGGATCGAAATCGTCACCCAGCCACTCGACCAGATCGTCGTGTTCTTCGTGATCGGCATCAGCCACCACGTCGAGCGTGTGGTCGTACCCATAGATGCCGCCGCAATCTTCGGGCGGACAGGCCAGTTTCCCGGCTAGGCACACCGGATATTCGACGCCCGGTTTCGGCTCCTCGATCTTCTGCACCTCGATGGTGTGTTCCCACCCGTCGCCGAAGTCATACTCATAGGTCAGCTTGCTCTTGACCTTCGGGCACACCTCGGCCAACGTCACGGCATCTTCGTCCTCACCCTCCATCTCCGTCGGGTCGCCAAACGGCGTGGTCAGCATGCTGAACACCCGTTCGCCACGCATCCGTGCCATGAACGCATCGTCCCAGATGTCGGCCTCACCAACCTTGCGAATCTCATCCCGGCTAGGCTTGAGCGACTTGTCCCGTAGCACGAACTGATGCAGGTGGCTGTTCGTCCACCCCATGGAGATCTGAATCACTTCGTGCAACTGCCCGAGCGTAATGTCCGACGGCACCGCCACCCGCCGCCAGATCGGGGGCTTGCTGTCCTGAAGCGTGATGCGAAGGGTGTGGATCAGCGTGCTCATGCCGTGATTGTCCGGGTGAGCATGACAACAGGCAAACCGCTTCAATGGGGCCCCGTCAGTGATGACGAGGAAAGGCATTATTCTCAATCATGGCGATCAGCGCGAGCCATCAGCCAAGTGGAACGACGTCACGGACAACGGATCAAACCTAACTCATCCATCATCTGTCAGATACGCAATTGTGAGAGGCGGCTTGTTGTCTTTACCAGGCCCTCCGGGTTCCTTACGCCACCGAGCTCTTGGCGATCCGACCGATCCTCTGCGGCATCGCATGCTCCAGCCGCCAGACGATGCTCACCGGCCGGCTGCCCTCGTGGGACACGTAGCCGGCCGAGCCCAAGAACACATAAGGCATCGCAAGCCCGCCCGGGCCGTACTTGCGTTCACGCACGAACAGCAGCGGGGTGTAGCCCACCGCCTGATGGTAGATGTACCTCTGGCCGGTCTTTGACTCGACCGAGGTCGTGCTCTGAGACTGCCAGTGGAACAGGCGGTCGCTGATAGCGTAATCCTCGTACATGGTCGTCGGTGAGTAGGCGTCCTCGGTCTTCTGCAATGTGACGAAGAAGGCGTCGATCCGCTTCTCGGAAAGGTGCAACACCCCTTCGCGGAAGTCCGGCCGGTGGGTCTGCGTCCAGTGACCGAGACCAATGAGGATTTCGTCTCGGGTATAGCGGGCGTGCAGAGCCAGGGGGCCGGTCAGGTTGGAATCCAACGGGCCGCCTGCGGTCTGGGTGTTCCGAAGTCGATACTCCATCACGGCCTTAAGGTCACTCACGACGCTGTGCTGCCCCTGCAGCCGTTGGTCGGCCTCATCGAGGCCCATGCTGATCCCTCCAGAGCCCCAGAGCGTTCCGTGGAGTATGGACCGTCTGAGATCCCGAAGCGGATCGTCTAAAAGATCTTTCTGTAGATGACCAAGCAGGAAGCGAATGTGAGCGGGATCATCGAGGTGTGCAAGGCGTCGAATGCCCTTGGCTAACTGGTCCTCGTCGCGGACGTTCGGTTCAGCGACCAGTTCAGCGTCATGTAGCAGGCGGCTCCAGAGGCCACGCTTTAGCACTTCATCAAGCGTGGTATCCAGGTACTCCAGTGCTTCGTGGAGCCTAGGCGGCCTGTCGAGGTGCCTGCCAAGTTCACGCAGGTCGCGGATCATCTGCGGGCGTCGGAGGTTCAGTGACTGCCGCACGTTCTCTAAAACTCGCTGTTGGGCGACGCGTTCTAACTGAATAAAGCTGCCTGACGGCAGGTGCGGGAAGCCGTTCTCTATCTCCTGTTCGAGCC
Coding sequences within:
- a CDS encoding plasmid pRiA4b ORF-3 family protein; this translates as MSTLIHTLRITLQDSKPPIWRRVAVPSDITLGQLHEVIQISMGWTNSHLHQFVLRDKSLKPSRDEIRKVGEADIWDDAFMARMRGERVFSMLTTPFGDPTEMEGEDEDAVTLAEVCPKVKSKLTYEYDFGDGWEHTIEVQKIEEPKPGVEYPVCLAGKLACPPEDCGGIYGYDHTLDVVADADHEEHDDLVEWLGDDFDPEAFDIDEVNDILAEWREG